The Hypanus sabinus isolate sHypSab1 chromosome 3, sHypSab1.hap1, whole genome shotgun sequence genome contains a region encoding:
- the LOC132390832 gene encoding interleukin-8-like → MNCSTAITILLLLGYCAAFSNAAPRDENESLRCHCTYKEERKIPTKQITKAIIYPSSTRCKHTEIIVTITSGYEICVKVTAAWVKNLIDYLLENSTAGNIS, encoded by the exons ATGAATTGCTCAACTGCCATCACCATTCTACTGTTGCTTGGGTATTGTGCAGCTTTCTCTAACG CTGCTCCTCGAGATGAAAATGAGAGTCTACGTTGTCACTGTACCtataaggaagaaagaaagataccCACCAAGCAAATAACAAAGGCCATTATCTATCCCAGCAGTACAAGATGCAAACATACAGAAATAAT agTGACAATTACATCTGGTTATGAAATCTGTGTCAAGGTGACGGCTGCTTGGGTGAAGAATCTCATTGATTACTTATTGGAAAATTCAACAGCAGGGAATATATCTTAA